The following are from one region of the Sandaracinus amylolyticus genome:
- a CDS encoding HSP90 family protein, whose amino-acid sequence MDHRFQIDLRGLIDLLSNHLYSSPDVFLRELLQNAVDAHTALAIAGRASGPGQVRVVARGDGELIVEDDGIGLTEDEVHRFLATIGQSSKRLEESPAGRDFAAIGPRTSEHFLGQFGIGLLACFVVSDEIEVRTRSARHDDAPSLVWRGRADGTYELTRGDEPAPRGTRVRLRAKPGRIELFEPARVRAGLSRYGSLLPCRIELTTSEGVERIDAPPPWRREHESASARREAMLAFGRDVFGVDFFDYVPLESRAGGVDGVAFVLPHATVTAARRADRVYLKGMLLGEKADNLLPDWAFFVRAVVDVRELRPLASRESFFEDATLAAARETLGDGIKAYLRELARSDRERLELLLALHHHPIKQLAEEDAEFLMLVARWLPFETTAGLMSFESYLARERTILYARTVDAFRQIAPLVSAQGRCAINAGYVHELAILKRYAELTERPIEAVDASSLADSFAELDLRQREDVRALVRVADAVLAPFRCDAEVKRFSPATLPALFSSGDDATFLRTIERTKAVSEGGLWSDVLDDLASSRGSSRRARFTMNYESPTIRRLARVDDPELLRRLIEVLYVQTLLLGHHPLSAAEMNLVNEGITGLIELHLDRGGRTLQ is encoded by the coding sequence GTGGATCATCGATTCCAGATCGACCTGAGAGGGCTCATCGATCTCCTCTCGAACCACCTCTACAGCAGCCCCGACGTGTTCCTCCGCGAGCTGCTGCAGAACGCGGTGGACGCCCACACCGCGCTCGCGATCGCGGGGCGCGCGAGCGGTCCAGGGCAGGTGCGCGTGGTCGCGCGCGGCGACGGAGAGCTGATCGTCGAGGACGACGGGATCGGCCTCACCGAGGACGAGGTGCACCGCTTCCTCGCGACGATCGGGCAGAGCAGCAAGCGCCTCGAGGAGTCCCCCGCGGGGCGCGACTTCGCGGCGATCGGTCCGCGAACGAGCGAGCACTTCCTCGGGCAGTTCGGCATCGGTCTGCTCGCGTGCTTCGTCGTCAGCGACGAGATCGAGGTGCGCACCCGATCGGCGCGCCACGACGACGCGCCCTCGCTGGTGTGGCGCGGCCGCGCCGACGGGACCTACGAGCTGACCCGCGGGGACGAGCCCGCGCCGCGCGGCACCCGGGTGCGGCTGCGCGCGAAGCCGGGACGGATCGAGCTCTTCGAGCCGGCGCGCGTGCGTGCGGGGCTGAGCCGCTACGGATCGCTCCTGCCGTGCCGCATCGAGCTCACGACGAGCGAGGGCGTGGAGCGCATCGACGCGCCGCCGCCGTGGCGCCGCGAGCACGAGAGCGCGTCGGCGCGACGCGAGGCGATGCTCGCGTTCGGGCGCGACGTGTTCGGCGTCGACTTCTTCGACTACGTCCCGCTCGAGAGCCGCGCCGGAGGCGTCGACGGGGTCGCGTTCGTGCTGCCGCACGCGACGGTGACCGCCGCGCGGCGCGCCGATCGTGTGTACCTCAAGGGCATGTTGCTCGGCGAGAAGGCCGACAACCTGCTGCCCGACTGGGCGTTCTTCGTGCGCGCGGTCGTCGACGTGCGCGAGCTGCGACCGCTCGCGTCGCGCGAGTCGTTCTTCGAGGACGCGACGCTCGCGGCGGCGCGCGAGACCCTCGGCGACGGCATCAAGGCCTACCTGCGCGAGCTCGCGCGCAGCGATCGCGAGCGGCTCGAGCTCTTGCTCGCGCTGCACCACCACCCGATCAAGCAGCTCGCCGAGGAGGACGCCGAGTTCCTCATGCTCGTCGCGCGGTGGCTCCCCTTCGAGACCACCGCGGGCCTGATGAGCTTCGAGTCGTACCTCGCGCGCGAGCGCACGATCCTCTACGCGCGCACCGTCGACGCGTTCCGACAGATCGCGCCGCTGGTCTCCGCGCAGGGCCGCTGCGCGATCAACGCGGGCTACGTGCACGAGCTCGCGATCCTGAAGCGCTACGCCGAGCTCACCGAGCGGCCGATCGAAGCGGTCGACGCGAGCTCGCTCGCGGACTCGTTCGCCGAGCTCGATCTCCGGCAGCGCGAGGACGTGCGCGCGCTGGTGCGCGTCGCCGATGCCGTGCTCGCGCCCTTCCGCTGCGACGCGGAGGTGAAGCGCTTCTCGCCCGCGACGCTGCCCGCGCTCTTCAGCAGCGGCGACGACGCGACGTTCCTGCGCACGATCGAGCGCACCAAGGCAGTCTCGGAAGGAGGCCTGTGGAGCGACGTGCTCGACGATCTCGCGTCGTCGCGCGGGTCGTCGCGGCGCGCGCGCTTCACGATGAACTACGAGAGCCCCACGATCCGCAGGCTCGCGCGGGTCGACGATCCCGAGCTGCTGCGTCGGCTGATCGAGGTGCTCTACGTGCAGACGCTGCTGCTCGGGCACCACCCGCTCTCGGCGGCGGAGATGAACCTCGTGAACGAAGGCATCACGGGCCTGATCGAGCTGCACCTCGATCGCGGCGGGAGGACCCTGCAATGA
- a CDS encoding four helix bundle protein, translating to MGVDVVVVVNGDGDVNGERQRDSAARDTGPMLSFQRLDVYRAAIEFLALAVEVAARVPRGYAHLADQLRRAATSSPLNIAEAAGRTSDAEAARHYAIARGSAMECAAVLDALKVLSAIDQTRYARGMDLLEREVAMLTKLCR from the coding sequence GTGGGCGTTGACGTGGTCGTGGTCGTGAACGGCGACGGCGACGTGAACGGCGAACGGCAACGCGACTCGGCCGCCCGCGATACCGGGCCCATGCTCAGCTTCCAGCGTCTGGACGTCTACCGCGCCGCGATCGAATTCCTGGCACTCGCCGTCGAGGTCGCGGCGAGAGTGCCCCGTGGATATGCGCATCTCGCCGATCAGCTTCGTCGTGCTGCGACCTCGAGCCCGCTCAACATCGCCGAGGCGGCGGGTCGAACCTCGGATGCCGAAGCCGCGCGTCACTACGCCATCGCACGCGGCTCGGCGATGGAGTGCGCAGCCGTTCTCGATGCACTGAAGGTCCTCTCCGCCATCGATCAGACGCGCTACGCACGCGGGATGGACCTGCTCGAACGAGAGGTCGCGATGCTCACCAAGCTCTGCCGATGA
- a CDS encoding mechanosensitive ion channel family protein encodes MPETTRLHELLAVTAFGGIGIVLAVAMLLAAYVLLTREERARLRLPTALLAMHVLMVSVEWLLPEDPMVRRPMRVLAIGLLLLSMARSAFLLVVHALVGRRGNAPLPKIIQDILQGVFYAAAGVVVLRAAGVEPTSLLTTSALLTAVIGLSLQETLGNLFAGLAIQAQRPFEIGDWIQLDANDASVGRVVEINWRATKLLTIDNVEITVPNGALARASLRNYSRPLPHVRRAVTITVAPDVPPAEVHRLFEEAVKGSPGVLEQPAPDVVTIGFTDIGVDYRVRFWVTDLERLQPIEGGVRDRLWYALQRAGRGIPGARREVMVQQETRESRAEQQAQHARDRATALHVVDFFRDVPADAMEQLAASTARRMYAPGETVIVEGSEGSELFVVETGEVEIVITKDRNQARVATLGPGRFFGEMSLMTGERRRATVRTLSQTVLLVVGKKDLQPILEAHPTIAQRISEVLAERDLALGHVHAKDAKEHKSIVEQRSDALLHRIRAFFSL; translated from the coding sequence GTGCCCGAGACGACACGGTTGCACGAGCTGCTCGCGGTCACCGCGTTCGGCGGCATCGGCATCGTGCTCGCGGTCGCGATGCTGCTCGCGGCGTACGTGCTGCTCACGCGCGAGGAGCGCGCGCGGCTGCGCCTGCCGACCGCGCTGCTCGCGATGCACGTGCTGATGGTCAGCGTCGAGTGGCTGCTCCCCGAGGACCCGATGGTCCGCCGGCCGATGCGGGTGCTCGCGATCGGTCTGCTCCTGCTCTCGATGGCGCGCAGCGCCTTCCTGCTGGTCGTGCACGCGCTCGTCGGTCGGCGCGGCAACGCCCCGCTGCCGAAGATCATCCAGGACATCCTGCAGGGCGTCTTCTACGCCGCGGCCGGCGTGGTCGTGCTGCGCGCCGCGGGCGTCGAGCCGACCTCGCTGCTCACCACGTCCGCGCTGCTCACCGCGGTCATCGGTCTCTCGCTGCAGGAGACGCTGGGCAACCTCTTCGCGGGCCTCGCGATCCAGGCGCAGCGTCCCTTCGAGATCGGCGATTGGATCCAGCTCGACGCGAACGACGCGAGCGTCGGGCGCGTGGTCGAGATCAACTGGCGCGCGACCAAGCTGCTCACGATCGACAACGTCGAGATCACCGTGCCCAACGGCGCGCTCGCGCGCGCGTCGCTGCGCAACTACAGCCGTCCGCTGCCGCACGTGCGTCGCGCGGTGACGATCACGGTCGCGCCCGACGTGCCGCCCGCCGAGGTGCATCGCCTCTTCGAAGAAGCGGTGAAGGGCTCGCCCGGTGTGCTCGAGCAGCCCGCGCCCGACGTCGTCACGATCGGGTTCACCGACATCGGCGTCGACTATCGGGTGCGCTTCTGGGTGACCGACCTCGAGCGCCTCCAGCCGATCGAAGGCGGGGTGCGCGATCGCCTGTGGTACGCGCTGCAGCGCGCGGGGCGCGGGATCCCGGGCGCACGTCGCGAGGTGATGGTCCAACAGGAGACGCGCGAGTCGCGCGCGGAGCAGCAGGCACAGCACGCGCGAGATCGCGCGACCGCGCTGCACGTCGTCGACTTCTTCCGCGACGTCCCGGCGGACGCGATGGAGCAGCTCGCCGCGTCGACCGCGCGCCGCATGTACGCGCCGGGCGAGACCGTGATCGTCGAGGGCAGCGAGGGCTCGGAGCTCTTCGTCGTCGAGACCGGCGAGGTCGAGATCGTGATCACGAAGGATCGCAACCAGGCCCGCGTCGCGACGCTGGGCCCGGGCCGCTTCTTCGGCGAGATGTCGCTGATGACCGGCGAGCGCCGCCGCGCGACGGTGCGCACGCTGAGCCAGACCGTGCTGCTCGTGGTCGGCAAGAAGGACCTGCAGCCGATCCTCGAGGCGCACCCCACGATCGCGCAGCGCATCAGCGAGGTGCTCGCGGAGCGCGACCTCGCGCTCGGCCACGTGCACGCGAAGGACGCGAAGGAGCACAAGAGCATCGTCGAGCAGCGCAGCGACGCGCTGCTCCACCGCATCCGCGCGTTCTTCAGTCTCTGA
- a CDS encoding HAD family hydrolase: MRPTIALFDIDGTLVSCGGAGRRSMERAFVEVGARTEHAGFDFGGMTDRAIARQGLRNAGLDDHDAAIDALIERYLGHLALEVPRSEGYRVLPGVVDMLERLRVLDAIAIGLGTGNVEAGARVKLTRGALHDRFDFGGFGSDAEDRAQLLAIGADRGAARLGRARSECRVVVIGDTPRDVSAAIAIGAECLAVGTGTHGAESLARVGAHVAVDDLRDVRAWEMVIGG; this comes from the coding sequence ATGAGGCCGACGATCGCGCTCTTCGACATCGACGGGACCCTGGTGAGCTGCGGGGGCGCGGGGAGGCGCTCGATGGAGCGCGCGTTCGTCGAGGTCGGTGCGCGCACCGAGCACGCGGGGTTCGACTTCGGCGGCATGACCGATCGCGCGATCGCGCGTCAGGGGCTGCGCAACGCCGGGCTCGACGATCACGACGCCGCGATCGACGCGCTGATCGAGCGCTACCTCGGGCACCTCGCGCTCGAGGTGCCGCGCTCCGAGGGCTATCGCGTGCTGCCCGGGGTCGTCGACATGCTCGAGCGGCTGCGCGTGCTCGATGCGATCGCGATCGGGCTCGGCACCGGCAACGTCGAGGCGGGCGCGCGGGTGAAGCTCACGCGCGGCGCGCTGCACGATCGCTTCGACTTCGGCGGCTTCGGCAGCGACGCCGAGGATCGCGCGCAGCTGCTCGCGATCGGCGCCGATCGTGGCGCAGCGCGGCTCGGGCGCGCGCGCAGCGAGTGCCGCGTGGTGGTGATCGGCGACACGCCGCGCGACGTGAGCGCGGCGATCGCGATCGGCGCGGAGTGCCTCGCGGTCGGCACCGGAACGCACGGCGCGGAGTCGCTCGCGCGGGTCGGCGCGCACGTCGCGGTGGACGACCTGCGCGACGTGCGCGCGTGGGAGATGGTGATCGGCGGCTGA